One stretch of Miscanthus floridulus cultivar M001 chromosome 18, ASM1932011v1, whole genome shotgun sequence DNA includes these proteins:
- the LOC136522010 gene encoding protodermal factor 1-like, with the protein MSGKVLLVAVLLVGVASRCSSGSRGLQGDHVAEQKYGGGGYGGGGSGGGYGGGGGGGGGGYGGGGYGSGGYTPMPVYSGTGTCDYWKSHPDAIVSCIGSLGSILGSLGDVCSAFFGSKLQTLQDALCNTRTDCYGDLLREGAAAYLNSVAAKQQYAYSTQQVKDCIAVALTSKAAAVAQAAMFKKANYACHY; encoded by the exons ATGAGCGGCAAGGTTCTCCTTGTCGCCGTCCTCTTGGTGGGCGTAGCCTCTCGGTGCTCATCAGGCAGCAGGGGCCTGCAGGGAGATCACGTTGCTGAACAGAAGT acggtggcggtgggtaCGGAggaggtggcagcggcggcgggtacggcggtggaggtggaggtggtggtggtgggtacGGCGGCGGCGGGTACGGAAGCGGCGGCTACACGCCGATGCCAGTCTACTCTGGCACCGGGACCTGCGA CTACTGGAAGAGCCACCCGGACGCGATCGTCTCGTGCATCGGGTCGCTGGGCAGCATCCTGGGCTCCTTGGGCGACGTGTGCAGCGCCTTCTTCGGGAGCAAGCTGCAGACGCTGCAGGACGCGCTGTGCAACACCCGCACCGACTGCTACGGCGACCTCCTCCGCGAGGGCGCCGCCGCCTACCTCAACTCCGTCGCCGCCAAGCAGCAGTACGCCTACAGCACGCAGCAGGTCAAGGACTGCATCGCCGTCGCGCTCACGTCCAAGGCCGCCGCCGTCGCGCAGGCCGCCATGTTCAAGAAGGCCAACTACGCCTGCCACTACTAG